In Leisingera sp. NJS204, the following are encoded in one genomic region:
- a CDS encoding CobW family GTP-binding protein — MNRLPVTIISGYLGAGKTTLINRLLAEDHGLKLTVIVNDFGAINIDDALIQDTAGGTIALTNGCACCTMGDDLSLALRDILNRPDRPDHLVIEASGISDPVAIANSVLNEIGLSYGGIVTLVDAENAGTLLSDPLVAPQAEQQIRAADLVIVSKCDGMNQTVSALLAKAGARTPTVLNGSPVAELLFDVVPLPKGTAVAAHPAYTTWQHRSSDVLDRRALGNKLAARPAGLYRMKGFVLTSGGAYELHVVGRHVEAKRCEAEETVLVGLGPANRISRDEIEAWWAV; from the coding sequence ATGAACCGGTTGCCGGTAACGATAATCAGCGGCTATCTGGGCGCTGGCAAGACCACGTTAATCAACCGCCTTTTAGCCGAAGACCACGGATTGAAACTGACCGTGATCGTGAATGATTTTGGTGCAATCAACATTGATGACGCCCTGATCCAGGATACCGCTGGCGGCACGATTGCTCTCACCAATGGCTGTGCCTGCTGCACCATGGGCGATGACCTGTCTCTCGCGTTGCGCGACATCCTGAACCGTCCGGACCGTCCGGATCATCTGGTTATCGAGGCCAGCGGTATTTCCGACCCGGTCGCCATAGCCAATTCGGTTCTGAATGAAATCGGGCTGAGTTATGGCGGCATCGTCACTCTGGTGGATGCAGAGAATGCCGGAACCCTGCTGAGCGACCCGCTGGTTGCACCGCAGGCGGAGCAGCAAATCCGCGCCGCTGATCTGGTGATCGTCTCCAAATGCGATGGCATGAACCAGACGGTCTCCGCCCTGCTGGCGAAGGCCGGCGCCCGCACTCCTACCGTGCTGAATGGATCGCCCGTGGCCGAGCTGCTGTTCGACGTGGTGCCGCTGCCCAAGGGCACCGCTGTTGCCGCACATCCCGCCTATACCACCTGGCAGCACCGCAGCAGCGATGTGCTGGACCGCCGTGCACTGGGCAACAAGCTGGCGGCCCGGCCTGCGGGGCTTTACCGGATGAAGGGCTTTGTGCTGACCTCCGGAGGCGCATATGAGCTGCATGTAGTTGGCCGGCATGTTGAAGCCAAACGCTGTGAGGCTGAGGAAACCGTGCTGGTGGGCTTGGGTCCGGCAAACCGGATTTCCCGCGACGAGATTGAGGCCTGGTGGGCAGTATAA
- the clpB gene encoding ATP-dependent chaperone ClpB: MDLNKFTERARGFVQAAQTIAMREGHQRLVPEHILKALMDDDQELASNLISRAGGAPARVVDAVEAAVAKQAKVSGDAAQIYLDGQTAKVLDEAAKIAGKAGDSFVPVERLLMALCLVKSKAKDALEAGAVSAQKLNEAINDIRKGRTADSATAEEGYDALKKYARDLTEAAREGKIDPIIGRDEEIRRSMQVLSRRTKNNPVLIGEPGVGKTAIAEGMALRIINGDVPESLRDKKLLSLDMGALIAGAKYRGEFEERLKAVLTEVTEAAGEIILFIDEMHTLVGAGKSDGAMDAANLIKPALARGELHCVGATTLDEYRKYVEKDAALARRFQPVMVTEPTVEDTVSILRGIKEKYELHHGVRIADAALVAAATLSNRYITDRFLPDKAIDLMDEAASRLRMQVDSKPEELDALDRQILQMQIEEEALKLEDDAASKDRLTTLQKELSDLQEQSAEMTAQWQSERDKLAGARDLKEQLDRARADLDIAKREGNLAKAGELSYGVIPGLEKQLSDAESREEKGLMVEEAVRPEQIAAVVERWTGIPTSKMLEGEREKLLRMEDDLHRRVIGQNTAVTAVANAVRRARAGLNDENRPLGSFLFLGPTGVGKTELTKAVAGFLFDDEHAMVRVDMSEFMEKHSVARLIGAPPGYVGYDEGGMLTEAVRRRPYQVVLFDEVEKAHPDVFNVLLQVLDDGMLTDGQGRTVDFKQTLIILTSNLGAQALSQLPEGADASDARRDVMDAVRAHFRPEFLNRLDETIIFDRLARADMDGIVEIQLARLLKRLAARKIALELDEAAKTWLADEGYDPVFGARPLKRVIQRALQNPLAEALLGGEVKDGDTVPVSAGSEGLIIGDRLGTSDRPKPDDAVVH, from the coding sequence ATGGACTTGAACAAGTTCACTGAGCGTGCACGCGGTTTCGTGCAGGCGGCGCAGACGATTGCGATGCGCGAGGGGCACCAGCGGCTGGTGCCGGAGCACATTCTGAAAGCGTTGATGGATGATGATCAGGAGCTGGCGAGCAACCTGATCTCCCGCGCGGGCGGCGCACCGGCGCGCGTGGTTGACGCTGTCGAGGCTGCTGTCGCCAAGCAGGCGAAGGTAAGCGGAGATGCGGCGCAGATCTATTTGGACGGCCAGACTGCCAAGGTGCTGGACGAGGCTGCCAAGATTGCCGGGAAGGCAGGCGACAGCTTTGTGCCGGTTGAGCGGCTGCTGATGGCGCTGTGCTTGGTGAAGTCCAAGGCGAAGGACGCCCTGGAAGCCGGTGCCGTCTCTGCGCAGAAGCTGAATGAGGCGATCAATGACATCCGCAAAGGACGCACCGCTGACTCAGCCACTGCTGAGGAAGGCTATGATGCGCTGAAGAAATACGCCCGTGACCTGACCGAGGCGGCGCGGGAGGGAAAGATCGACCCGATCATCGGGCGGGATGAGGAGATCCGCCGCTCGATGCAGGTGCTGTCGCGCCGGACCAAGAACAATCCGGTGCTGATCGGTGAGCCGGGCGTGGGTAAGACCGCGATTGCCGAGGGCATGGCGCTGCGCATCATCAACGGCGATGTGCCGGAGTCTTTGCGTGACAAGAAGCTGCTGTCGCTGGATATGGGCGCGTTGATTGCCGGTGCGAAGTACCGCGGCGAGTTTGAGGAGCGCCTGAAGGCGGTGCTGACAGAAGTGACCGAAGCCGCGGGTGAGATCATTCTGTTCATCGACGAGATGCACACGCTGGTCGGCGCCGGCAAATCCGACGGCGCGATGGATGCCGCCAATCTGATCAAGCCCGCCCTTGCGCGCGGCGAGCTGCACTGCGTTGGCGCGACCACGCTGGATGAATACCGCAAATATGTGGAGAAGGACGCGGCGCTGGCCCGCCGGTTCCAGCCGGTAATGGTGACCGAGCCGACGGTGGAGGACACGGTTTCGATTCTGCGCGGCATCAAGGAGAAGTATGAGCTGCACCACGGGGTGCGGATTGCCGATGCGGCCTTGGTTGCGGCGGCGACATTGTCGAACCGCTACATCACCGACCGCTTTTTGCCGGACAAGGCCATCGACCTGATGGACGAGGCCGCCAGCCGCTTGCGCATGCAGGTGGATTCCAAGCCCGAAGAATTGGATGCGCTGGACCGGCAGATCCTGCAGATGCAGATCGAGGAAGAGGCGCTGAAGCTTGAGGACGACGCGGCCTCCAAGGACCGGTTAACGACGCTGCAGAAGGAACTGTCGGACCTGCAGGAGCAGTCGGCCGAGATGACCGCTCAATGGCAGTCGGAACGGGACAAGCTGGCAGGGGCTCGCGACCTGAAAGAGCAACTGGACCGTGCCCGCGCCGACCTGGACATAGCCAAGCGGGAAGGCAACCTCGCCAAGGCGGGAGAGCTGTCTTATGGCGTTATTCCGGGGCTGGAAAAGCAGCTGTCCGATGCCGAGAGCCGCGAAGAAAAGGGCCTGATGGTCGAAGAGGCCGTGCGGCCGGAGCAGATCGCGGCTGTTGTGGAGCGTTGGACCGGTATTCCGACCTCCAAGATGCTGGAGGGCGAGCGCGAGAAGCTGCTGCGCATGGAAGATGATCTGCACCGCCGGGTGATCGGTCAAAACACTGCGGTGACCGCAGTGGCCAATGCGGTGCGCCGGGCGCGCGCGGGGCTGAATGACGAGAACCGGCCGCTGGGGTCGTTCCTGTTTCTTGGGCCGACCGGCGTGGGTAAGACCGAACTGACCAAGGCGGTTGCCGGCTTCCTGTTTGACGACGAGCACGCGATGGTGCGCGTTGATATGTCCGAGTTCATGGAGAAACACTCGGTCGCCCGGCTGATCGGTGCGCCGCCGGGCTATGTCGGCTATGACGAGGGCGGTATGCTGACCGAAGCGGTGCGCCGCCGCCCCTATCAGGTGGTGCTGTTCGACGAGGTCGAAAAGGCGCATCCGGATGTGTTCAACGTGCTTCTGCAGGTCTTGGATGACGGCATGCTGACCGACGGGCAGGGCCGTACCGTGGATTTCAAGCAGACGCTGATCATTCTGACCTCGAACTTGGGCGCGCAGGCGCTCAGCCAGCTGCCCGAAGGCGCGGATGCCTCGGACGCGAGGCGTGATGTGATGGATGCAGTCCGGGCACATTTCCGGCCCGAGTTCCTGAACCGTCTGGATGAGACCATCATCTTTGACCGTTTGGCGCGGGCGGATATGGACGGCATTGTCGAAATCCAGCTGGCGCGGCTGCTGAAGCGGCTGGCGGCGCGCAAGATCGCGCTGGAGCTGGATGAGGCGGCCAAGACCTGGCTGGCGGATGAGGGCTATGACCCGGTGTTTGGTGCCCGTCCGCTGAAGCGGGTGATCCAGCGCGCCCTGCAAAACCCGCTCGCCGAGGCCCTGCTGGGCGGCGAGGTCAAGGACGGCGACACCGTCCCGGTCTCGGCCGGCAGCGAGGGGTTGATCATCGGCGACCGGCTGGGGACGTCAGACCGGCCCAAGCCTGACGATGCCGTGGTGCATTGA
- a CDS encoding helix-turn-helix domain-containing protein, whose product MENTREAVTGIVLAVGYDSTSHFISAFKKQFGMTPGQFRAAIAAADP is encoded by the coding sequence TTGGAAAACACCAGGGAGGCGGTCACCGGCATCGTGCTGGCCGTCGGCTATGACAGCACGTCCCATTTTATCAGCGCATTTAAGAAGCAGTTCGGAATGACCCCGGGTCAGTTCCGGGCGGCTATTGCCGCAGCTGACCCGTAG
- the msrP gene encoding protein-methionine-sulfoxide reductase catalytic subunit MsrP: MARRWTNDLTLADATPEAAFWNRRQIMAGLAGSGLAAALGTGVRAEAALETNTWEEVTNYCNFYEFGTGKGEPSKYADRMTTTPWSVKIDGLVDKPGEYSFEQILGEMTLEERIYRFRCVEAWSMVVPWQGFELADLLNLAGVQDGAKYVAFETLYRPSEMPGTAYKVLDWPYREGLRLDEAMNPLTMMATGIFGKPLPNQNGAPLRLVVPWKYGFKSIKSVVRITLTDQEPPTSWNMANGREYGFYSNVNPDVSHPRWSQASERRIGGGLFAKRQPTRMFNGYGNEVAALYDGMDLAQHF, from the coding sequence ATGGCGCGCCGCTGGACCAATGATTTGACCCTTGCAGATGCAACACCGGAGGCTGCGTTCTGGAACCGCCGCCAGATCATGGCGGGGCTGGCAGGCAGCGGGCTGGCCGCGGCGCTGGGCACTGGCGTGCGCGCGGAGGCGGCGTTGGAGACCAATACTTGGGAAGAAGTGACCAACTACTGCAACTTCTATGAGTTCGGCACCGGCAAAGGCGAACCGTCCAAATACGCGGACCGGATGACCACTACGCCCTGGAGCGTCAAGATTGACGGTCTGGTGGACAAGCCGGGTGAATATTCCTTTGAGCAGATCCTGGGCGAAATGACACTGGAAGAGCGTATCTACCGTTTCCGCTGTGTCGAGGCCTGGTCCATGGTGGTGCCCTGGCAAGGATTCGAACTTGCCGATTTGCTGAACCTTGCAGGCGTGCAGGACGGCGCCAAATACGTTGCATTTGAGACGCTGTACCGGCCATCTGAAATGCCGGGCACCGCCTATAAGGTGCTGGACTGGCCCTACCGCGAAGGCCTGCGCCTGGATGAGGCGATGAACCCGCTGACGATGATGGCAACAGGTATCTTCGGTAAACCGCTGCCCAACCAGAACGGCGCACCGCTGCGGCTGGTGGTTCCGTGGAAGTACGGTTTCAAGTCGATCAAGTCCGTCGTGCGCATCACCCTGACGGATCAGGAGCCGCCGACCAGCTGGAATATGGCCAATGGCCGGGAATACGGCTTCTATAGTAACGTGAACCCCGATGTCTCGCATCCGCGTTGGAGCCAGGCCAGCGAGCGCCGCATTGGCGGCGGGCTGTTCGCCAAGCGCCAGCCGACGCGGATGTTCAATGGCTACGGGAACGAAGTCGCCGCCCTGTATGACGGGATGGACCTTGCCCAGCACTTCTGA
- a CDS encoding Fe(3+) ABC transporter substrate-binding protein — translation MLKATTVLAGALTAAIATSAAAEGELNIYSSRHYDTDEQLYSEFEAATGITINRIEGNADELIARMNAEGENSPADILITVDTSRLTRAKDAGVLQSIKSDVLEARVPAYLQDEDNQWFGFSQRSRIIFYDKDEVADPPLTYLDLADPAYKGLVCIRSSKNTYNQTLLASIVTHHGTEKAREWAEGVVANMARDPQGGDTDQMRGILSGECDIAVANTYYFARSIRKNVKGISDGRDQIGWLFPSQNTEGAHMNLSGGGVAAHAPNKENAVQFLEYLAGDSAQAYFSAGNDEYPAVPGVGLAPSIAALGHFKPDDVSLSDVAKNLPEAQKIFNNVGWK, via the coding sequence ATGCTGAAAGCCACCACCGTACTGGCCGGCGCCCTGACCGCTGCCATTGCCACCTCAGCTGCCGCCGAAGGCGAGCTGAACATCTATTCATCGCGCCACTATGACACCGACGAACAGCTCTATTCGGAATTCGAAGCGGCCACCGGCATCACCATCAACCGCATCGAAGGCAACGCGGACGAGCTGATCGCCCGGATGAACGCAGAAGGTGAGAATTCCCCTGCTGACATCCTGATCACCGTCGACACCTCGCGCCTGACGCGCGCCAAGGACGCCGGTGTGCTGCAAAGCATCAAAAGCGATGTACTGGAAGCCCGCGTGCCCGCCTATCTGCAGGATGAGGACAATCAGTGGTTCGGTTTCAGCCAACGCTCACGGATCATCTTCTATGACAAGGATGAAGTGGCTGACCCGCCGCTCACCTATCTGGATCTGGCAGACCCCGCCTACAAAGGCCTGGTCTGCATCCGCTCTTCCAAGAACACTTACAACCAGACCCTTTTGGCCTCGATCGTGACTCACCACGGCACCGAAAAAGCCCGGGAATGGGCTGAGGGCGTCGTCGCCAACATGGCCCGCGACCCGCAGGGCGGCGACACTGACCAGATGCGCGGCATCCTCTCGGGCGAATGCGATATCGCGGTGGCCAACACCTACTACTTCGCACGTTCGATCCGCAAAAACGTCAAGGGCATCTCGGACGGCCGCGATCAGATCGGCTGGCTGTTTCCCTCGCAGAATACAGAAGGCGCGCATATGAATCTCTCGGGCGGCGGTGTGGCAGCCCATGCGCCGAACAAGGAAAACGCCGTCCAGTTCCTGGAATATCTCGCCGGTGATTCCGCCCAAGCGTATTTCTCGGCCGGGAATGACGAATACCCGGCGGTGCCCGGTGTCGGTCTGGCCCCCTCGATTGCGGCGCTTGGCCACTTCAAACCGGATGACGTGAGCCTTTCGGACGTTGCCAAGAATCTTCCCGAAGCACAGAAGATCTTTAACAACGTTGGCTGGAAGTAA
- the pyrF gene encoding orotidine-5'-phosphate decarboxylase → MTHPPRADDRLIVAMDVPDALNGLKLAEQLGDAVSFYKIGLGMLTGGGLALANELKQEHGKRIFLDMKLFDIGATVENAVRGLAQFDLDFLTVHGDPYVVQAAKEGAAGKDLKILAVTILTSLDRQDLDGALIKEGAVQDLVLERAGNAFAAGADGVIASPQEAALIRALPEAEGKLIVTPGVRPAGADLGDQKRVATPASAIADGADHIVVGRPIWQANSPRAAAEAILTELAGVQD, encoded by the coding sequence ATGACCCACCCCCCGCGCGCCGACGACCGTCTGATTGTTGCCATGGATGTCCCCGACGCGCTGAATGGCCTGAAGCTGGCCGAACAGCTGGGAGATGCGGTCTCCTTCTACAAGATCGGCCTAGGTATGCTGACCGGCGGCGGGCTGGCGCTGGCAAATGAGCTGAAGCAAGAGCACGGCAAGCGTATTTTCCTCGACATGAAACTGTTCGACATCGGCGCCACCGTGGAAAATGCGGTGCGCGGCCTGGCCCAGTTCGATCTCGACTTCCTCACCGTGCATGGCGACCCTTACGTTGTGCAGGCGGCCAAGGAAGGCGCTGCCGGCAAAGACCTCAAGATCCTCGCCGTCACCATCCTCACCTCACTGGACCGCCAGGACCTGGACGGCGCTCTGATCAAAGAGGGTGCAGTGCAGGATCTGGTACTGGAACGCGCAGGCAATGCCTTTGCCGCCGGCGCCGACGGGGTTATCGCCAGCCCGCAGGAAGCGGCCCTGATCCGTGCCCTGCCCGAAGCCGAAGGCAAGCTGATCGTCACCCCCGGCGTCCGCCCTGCCGGTGCCGACCTCGGCGATCAAAAACGGGTCGCGACACCTGCGAGCGCTATTGCTGACGGTGCCGACCATATCGTTGTTGGCCGTCCAATCTGGCAGGCAAACAGCCCCCGCGCCGCGGCTGAAGCCATCCTGACTGAGCTGGCCGGCGTGCAGGATTAA
- a CDS encoding N-formylglutamate amidohydrolase, translated as MPDTAFSVISPQKLASSVVFASPHSGTDYSDSFLAQSILGRKEIRSSEDAFVDRLFKAAPEFGSPLLMAVKPRAYLDLNRSPDELDPAVIEGVQRRGQNPRVASGLGVIPRVVANGRAIYRGKLPATEAEQRIRCCWHPYHQALKGLLEQAHQHFGQAILVDCHSMPHEAIDTMVPCKGGKPEVVLGDRFGAAADSSVVDRIEAAFAAAGLNVARNTPFAGAYIAQTYGRPSRRQHAVQIEIDRALYMDEAKIRPNGNFEPLQQLLRQVIAEIAAIGREELPLAAE; from the coding sequence ATGCCTGATACAGCGTTTTCCGTGATTTCACCGCAGAAACTGGCGTCCTCCGTGGTTTTTGCCTCTCCGCACAGCGGCACAGACTATTCCGATTCCTTTCTGGCCCAGTCGATTCTGGGGCGAAAAGAGATCCGCAGCTCGGAGGACGCCTTTGTAGACCGGCTGTTTAAGGCCGCGCCAGAGTTTGGATCACCGCTGCTGATGGCAGTCAAACCGCGTGCCTACCTGGATCTGAACCGGTCTCCGGATGAGCTGGATCCGGCGGTGATCGAAGGGGTGCAGCGGCGCGGGCAGAATCCGCGGGTGGCGTCCGGCCTTGGGGTGATTCCCCGGGTGGTGGCCAATGGCCGTGCCATTTACCGCGGCAAACTGCCGGCGACGGAAGCAGAGCAGCGGATCAGATGCTGCTGGCACCCCTACCACCAAGCGCTGAAGGGGCTTCTGGAGCAGGCGCATCAGCATTTCGGCCAAGCGATTCTGGTCGATTGCCATTCGATGCCGCATGAGGCGATCGACACCATGGTTCCGTGCAAGGGCGGCAAACCCGAAGTGGTGCTGGGCGACCGCTTCGGCGCCGCAGCTGATAGCAGCGTTGTGGACCGGATCGAGGCTGCCTTTGCTGCGGCCGGGCTGAACGTTGCCCGCAACACGCCGTTTGCCGGTGCCTATATCGCCCAGACCTATGGCCGCCCATCGCGGCGGCAGCACGCGGTTCAGATCGAAATAGACCGGGCATTGTATATGGATGAAGCTAAAATCCGGCCCAACGGGAACTTTGAACCGCTGCAGCAGCTGTTGCGCCAAGTGATTGCCGAGATTGCGGCGATTGGGCGTGAGGAGCTGCCGCTGGCGGCGGAGTAA
- a CDS encoding DUF302 domain-containing protein — protein MKIYVVAAALAISTGTAAAQDMVSYTTPLPFDDVTFGLESAITNRGLRIDHISHVGDMLERTRADVGSDIVLFEHAQVFSFCSAKLSRQVMEANPMNITFCPYDIFVAQTPGADDVTIGFRAFPEGEMQVIHDLMDGIVQEAIEE, from the coding sequence ATGAAGATATATGTAGTTGCAGCCGCCCTTGCCATCAGCACCGGCACGGCTGCGGCGCAGGACATGGTGAGCTACACCACCCCCCTGCCCTTTGATGACGTAACCTTCGGGCTTGAAAGCGCCATCACCAACCGGGGCCTGCGGATCGACCACATCAGCCATGTGGGCGACATGCTGGAACGCACCCGCGCCGATGTCGGCTCGGATATTGTGCTGTTTGAACATGCGCAGGTCTTTTCTTTCTGCTCCGCCAAACTGTCGCGCCAGGTGATGGAGGCCAATCCAATGAACATCACCTTCTGCCCCTATGACATATTCGTCGCTCAGACCCCCGGCGCAGATGACGTCACCATTGGGTTCCGCGCCTTCCCCGAGGGCGAGATGCAGGTGATCCACGATCTAATGGACGGCATCGTGCAGGAGGCGATTGAGGAGTAA
- a CDS encoding DNA polymerase IV: MYALCRDCLKETPAARRCPHCGSPRIKAHAELFSLTIAHMDCDAFYASVEKRDNPELAAKPVIIGGGKRGVVSTACYVARIRGVRSAMPTFQALKLCPDAVFIKPRMSVYVEVSREIRKMMNELTPEVEPLSLDEAFMDLSGTEKLHGAPPAVMLARLVKRMKDELGVTGSIGLSHNKFLAKVASDLDKPRGFSVIGKAETGDFLREKPVRLIWGIGPAAQASLEKAGIRTFSDLLRWDREALHSRFGSMGDRLWHLARGQDRRRVSANAPVKSISKETTFFEDTASIDILDGHLWRLAEQVSDRAKARELAGRVVTLKLKRANHSALTRRLTLRSPTQIADRIYRTARNLLDQAGDQGPYRLLGCGISELVPESQADETGDLLDPQAGKRAEAERATDAIRKRFGDSAILKGRALR, from the coding sequence ATGTATGCCCTTTGCCGAGACTGTCTGAAAGAAACCCCCGCCGCCCGGCGCTGTCCGCATTGCGGCAGCCCGCGGATCAAGGCGCATGCAGAGCTGTTTTCCCTCACCATCGCCCATATGGACTGCGATGCCTTTTATGCTAGCGTCGAAAAGCGCGACAATCCAGAACTGGCCGCCAAGCCGGTGATCATCGGGGGCGGCAAACGCGGTGTGGTCTCCACCGCCTGCTACGTCGCCCGCATCCGCGGAGTGCGCTCGGCCATGCCAACGTTCCAGGCCTTGAAACTTTGCCCCGATGCGGTGTTCATCAAACCGCGGATGAGCGTCTACGTCGAGGTCAGCCGCGAAATCCGCAAGATGATGAACGAGCTCACCCCGGAGGTGGAGCCGCTGTCGCTGGATGAAGCCTTCATGGACCTCAGCGGCACCGAAAAACTGCACGGTGCGCCGCCCGCCGTGATGCTGGCCCGGCTGGTCAAACGGATGAAGGACGAATTGGGCGTCACCGGCTCCATCGGCCTGTCACATAATAAGTTTCTGGCCAAAGTTGCTTCCGACCTCGACAAACCGCGCGGGTTCTCGGTGATTGGCAAGGCAGAAACCGGTGATTTCCTGCGCGAAAAACCGGTGCGGCTGATTTGGGGCATCGGCCCCGCCGCCCAGGCAAGTCTGGAAAAGGCGGGCATCCGCACATTCTCGGACCTTTTGCGTTGGGACCGCGAGGCCCTGCACAGCCGCTTCGGCTCCATGGGGGACCGGCTCTGGCACCTGGCCCGCGGCCAGGACCGGCGCCGGGTTTCGGCCAATGCCCCCGTTAAATCAATTTCCAAAGAAACCACGTTTTTTGAAGACACCGCCAGCATAGACATTCTGGATGGCCATCTGTGGCGGCTTGCAGAACAGGTTTCCGACCGTGCCAAGGCGCGGGAACTTGCAGGCCGGGTTGTCACTCTCAAACTGAAACGCGCCAATCATTCCGCATTGACCCGGCGGTTGACACTGCGCAGCCCCACCCAGATCGCCGACCGCATTTACCGCACCGCACGCAACCTTTTGGACCAGGCGGGTGACCAAGGACCCTACCGGCTGCTGGGCTGCGGCATCTCTGAGCTCGTGCCCGAGTCGCAAGCCGACGAAACCGGCGACCTGCTGGATCCGCAGGCCGGCAAGCGGGCCGAGGCTGAACGCGCCACCGATGCCATCCGCAAGCGATTTGGTGATAGCGCGATTCTGAAAGGCCGCGCGTTGCGCTGA
- a CDS encoding ABC transporter permease, protein MTAANDPIKYAPYGRRSGGRSRGGVFAFLAWAVALSCVLPMLAVALAAAFGGTETISHLAATVLPGYSLTTLALVALVALGTFAIGTGAAWLVTMTRFPGARFLEIALVLPLAFPAYVLAYAYTHILDHPGFVQATLRDVTGWGPRDYWFPEIRSTGGAAAMLVLVLYPYVYLLARAAFLQQSAGAFLAARALGKNAWQAFWMVSLPMARPAIASGVLLAVMETIADFGTVSYFGVQTFATGIYTSWFSLGDRGGAAQLALCLLGFALTLAVAERATRGRAKYHHAGKHHNQMPPAELKGLQAAVAAFFCAVPVVLGFLLPVAVLFLMSFESEQNLFSRRYIDFTANSITLAATAAVLTVAAAVCLGFYQRLRPGQVSSTAAYFARLGYAVPGGVIAVGLIVPFAAFDNALDAWMRESFGIRTGLLVTGSIWLLVAAYGVRFMAAALGAYEGGQATMHSNMDAAARSLGQGPLGMLRRVHLPILTPSLLTALLIVFVDVMKELPATLIMRPFNFDTLAVQAHRLAADERLEGAAVPSLVIMAVGLLPVILICRQVGRRR, encoded by the coding sequence ATGACTGCCGCGAATGACCCCATAAAGTATGCCCCCTACGGGCGCCGCAGCGGTGGAAGGAGCCGCGGCGGTGTTTTTGCCTTTCTGGCCTGGGCGGTGGCCCTGTCTTGCGTGCTGCCGATGCTGGCGGTGGCTCTGGCAGCGGCATTCGGCGGGACGGAGACGATCAGCCATCTGGCGGCCACGGTGCTGCCGGGATATTCGCTGACGACACTGGCACTGGTCGCGCTGGTCGCGCTTGGCACATTTGCAATCGGCACCGGTGCTGCCTGGCTGGTGACTATGACGCGCTTTCCCGGCGCGCGGTTTCTGGAAATCGCTCTGGTCCTGCCGCTGGCGTTTCCGGCCTATGTTCTGGCCTATGCCTATACCCATATTCTGGACCACCCTGGTTTCGTGCAGGCCACGCTGCGGGATGTGACCGGCTGGGGGCCGCGGGACTACTGGTTCCCTGAAATCCGCTCCACAGGCGGGGCAGCGGCGATGCTGGTTTTGGTGCTTTACCCCTATGTTTACCTGCTGGCGCGGGCGGCGTTTCTGCAGCAGAGCGCGGGCGCTTTTCTGGCGGCACGGGCGTTGGGCAAGAACGCCTGGCAGGCATTCTGGATGGTCAGCCTGCCAATGGCGCGGCCGGCGATTGCCTCGGGTGTACTGCTGGCAGTGATGGAGACCATCGCGGATTTCGGCACGGTCTCCTATTTCGGCGTGCAGACATTTGCCACCGGGATTTACACCAGCTGGTTTTCGCTGGGCGACCGGGGCGGGGCGGCGCAGCTGGCTCTGTGCCTGTTGGGCTTTGCCCTGACGCTCGCCGTAGCGGAGCGGGCGACACGGGGGCGGGCGAAGTATCATCACGCGGGCAAGCATCATAACCAGATGCCGCCGGCCGAGCTGAAGGGGCTCCAGGCGGCGGTCGCAGCCTTCTTCTGCGCGGTGCCGGTGGTGCTGGGGTTTTTACTGCCTGTGGCGGTGCTGTTCCTGATGAGTTTTGAGTCTGAGCAGAACCTGTTCAGCCGGCGCTATATCGATTTCACTGCCAACTCGATCACTTTGGCGGCAACTGCTGCAGTTCTGACCGTGGCAGCCGCAGTGTGCCTTGGCTTTTACCAGCGGCTGCGGCCCGGGCAGGTGTCCTCAACCGCGGCCTATTTTGCGCGGCTGGGCTATGCGGTGCCGGGCGGGGTGATCGCGGTGGGGCTGATCGTGCCTTTTGCCGCCTTTGACAACGCGCTGGATGCCTGGATGCGGGAAAGTTTCGGCATTCGCACAGGGCTGCTGGTGACAGGGTCGATCTGGCTGCTGGTCGCGGCCTACGGCGTGCGGTTCATGGCCGCCGCTCTTGGCGCTTATGAGGGCGGCCAGGCCACGATGCATTCCAACATGGATGCGGCGGCGCGCTCCTTGGGGCAGGGGCCGCTTGGGATGCTGCGCCGGGTGCATCTGCCGATCCTGACGCCCAGCCTGCTGACCGCGCTGCTGATTGTGTTTGTCGATGTGATGAAGGAGCTGCCCGCGACGCTGATAATGCGGCCATTCAATTTCGACACGCTGGCGGTGCAGGCGCACCGGCTGGCGGCGGATGAGCGGCTGGAAGGCGCCGCGGTGCCTTCGCTGGTGATCATGGCGGTGGGGCTGCTGCCGGTGATTCTGATCTGCCGTCAGGTGGGACGGCGGCGCTAG
- the ykgO gene encoding type B 50S ribosomal protein L36 — protein MKVKNSLRSLKNRHRDCRVVRRKGRVYVINKTQRKFKARQG, from the coding sequence ATGAAGGTCAAGAACTCGCTCCGTTCGCTGAAGAACCGGCACCGCGATTGCCGGGTTGTGCGCCGCAAGGGCCGCGTTTACGTGATCAACAAGACCCAGCGCAAGTTCAAAGCGCGCCAGGGCTAA